One Rickettsia akari str. Hartford genomic window, AAGCACCGTCTACTAAGGTTGTAGGTGTTTTACAAGCCCCGTCTGTGAGTATGGCGAGAGTACTACAAGCACATGCTAGTAAAAATTAATTTAAAGGTTACTGCACTAGGGATTTTAATTGATAATTAAAGAGCTTTTAGAGTGAAAATTAATAAGGTTTTGTAGGCGTGTTCTTATGTTAAAAAATCTTATCATTTGCAGCAAAAAAGAGTGTAATTAACTTTGAAATACCTGATGCAGTAATCACTCAATATAAAAAAAGTAAAAAGGAAAAAATTATGGCAGATTTAGCTAAAATTGAAGAACAATTATCATCATTAACATTAATGCAAGCAGCTGAGCTTGTGAAAATGCTAGAAGAAAAATGGTGCGTATCTGCAGCAGCACCTGTAGCTGTAGCAGCTGCCGGAGCAGCCCCTGCGGCTGAAGCAGTTGCTGAAAAAACTGAGTTTGAGATAGTTTTAATTGCTGCAGGTGATAAGAAAGTTGAAGTAATCAAAGCCGTAAAAGATATTACGGGTCTTGGTTTAATTGAAGCTAAGAAATTAGTTGATGAAGCTCCAAAGCTTATGAAAAGCAATGTGAAGAAAGCAGAAGCTGAAGAAATCAAAGGTAAGTTAGAAGCTGCCGGAGCAAAAGTTGAATTAAAATAATTATTTTTAGGTTCTTTAAAGAAAAATTAAATGATTAGTATTTTTAGATATTTTTAGGTAAAAATTAATAAGATTCTTGTTGGAGCAGTTATCTGTATTCAAAAAAATCTTGTGGTTTTTAATCGAAAATAACTAAATATAGATTAATTTTTTTACAGAACCTAATATTTTTTGCATTACATGATAAAATATTTTATAGATTTAAATTAACTTTTTAAAAGCTAAAAAGCCTTATTTTAGTAATGAAATTCGAATAAGGCTTTTTTGTTTAAAAATTATTTTAAATCTAATTTAAGTTATTTTTTTGAAATAGGTTAAAGCTATTACATTGAAAATCTTATTGATTAAAATAGTTTTGTTAGTACCATACGTCTAGAAATTTAAATTATTGAACTTTTCTAGGTGTTGTGAACATTTATAATTGATTGTTAATAAAAATTAATGAGATTTTTGAATGAATAGTACCTAATTTTTTGTAACAAACAAATAACCAAAATCAAATCTTTTTGGAAAT contains:
- the rplL gene encoding 50S ribosomal protein L7/L12, with amino-acid sequence MADLAKIEEQLSSLTLMQAAELVKMLEEKWCVSAAAPVAVAAAGAAPAAEAVAEKTEFEIVLIAAGDKKVEVIKAVKDITGLGLIEAKKLVDEAPKLMKSNVKKAEAEEIKGKLEAAGAKVELK